In Halorientalis sp. LT38, a genomic segment contains:
- the purD gene encoding phosphoribosylamine--glycine ligase → MTETVLLVGGGGREHAIARALADSDADLYACAGNRNPGIAEIAVEFETLDTTTPPAVRSFAEEVDATLAVIGPEAALEAGVADALDDAGIYTFGPQEEEARIETDKGFQRRFMEKHDVPGCPDFAEFRDAEAACEYVDEYDGDLAVKPAGLTGGKGVRVIGDQVDAEEAKEYIRESEYDRIVLEERLIGEEFTIQAFVANGELRVTPAVQDHKRAYEGDEGPNTGGMGSYSDGSLELPFMSEDEYRDAVDVLRAVVDALDGYKGVLYGQFMLTADGIKVVEFNARFGDPEAMNTLPVLNTDFLDVLTAARDDEKLPKLQFQRQATVCKYAVPDGYPTDPESGAKVTIDDESAGEAILFYASVDEREDGIYTTTSRSFAVVGVADSITEAEEIAEDALERAGTDGLRVRHDIGKSDLVQRRIDHMAELRSD, encoded by the coding sequence ATGACAGAGACAGTGCTGCTGGTGGGTGGCGGTGGCCGCGAGCACGCCATCGCCCGCGCGCTGGCGGACTCGGACGCGGACCTGTACGCCTGCGCCGGCAACCGCAATCCCGGAATCGCCGAGATTGCCGTCGAGTTCGAGACCCTCGATACGACGACGCCGCCGGCCGTCCGCTCCTTCGCCGAGGAGGTCGACGCCACGCTGGCCGTCATCGGTCCCGAGGCCGCCCTCGAGGCCGGCGTCGCCGACGCCCTCGACGACGCGGGCATCTACACGTTCGGTCCACAGGAGGAAGAGGCCCGCATCGAGACGGACAAGGGGTTCCAGCGCCGGTTCATGGAGAAACACGACGTCCCCGGCTGTCCGGACTTCGCGGAGTTCCGGGACGCCGAGGCCGCCTGCGAGTACGTCGACGAGTACGACGGCGACCTCGCAGTGAAGCCCGCCGGCCTCACCGGCGGCAAGGGCGTCCGGGTCATCGGCGATCAGGTCGACGCCGAGGAGGCCAAAGAGTACATCCGCGAGTCCGAGTACGACCGGATCGTCCTCGAGGAGCGCCTGATCGGCGAGGAGTTCACGATCCAGGCCTTCGTCGCCAACGGCGAGTTGCGCGTCACCCCCGCCGTGCAGGACCACAAGCGCGCCTACGAGGGCGACGAGGGGCCCAACACGGGCGGGATGGGCAGTTACAGCGACGGCTCGCTCGAACTCCCCTTCATGAGCGAGGACGAGTACCGCGACGCCGTCGACGTGCTCCGCGCGGTCGTGGACGCCCTCGACGGGTACAAGGGCGTCCTCTACGGGCAGTTCATGCTCACCGCCGACGGCATCAAGGTGGTCGAGTTCAACGCCCGCTTCGGCGACCCCGAGGCGATGAACACGCTGCCCGTGCTGAACACGGACTTCCTCGACGTGCTCACGGCCGCCCGTGACGACGAGAAACTCCCGAAGCTCCAGTTCCAGCGCCAGGCCACCGTCTGCAAGTACGCCGTCCCGGACGGCTACCCGACCGACCCCGAGAGCGGGGCGAAGGTCACCATCGACGACGAGTCCGCGGGCGAGGCCATCCTCTTCTACGCCTCCGTCGACGAGCGCGAGGACGGGATCTACACCACCACCTCCCGCTCGTTCGCGGTCGTCGGCGTCGCCGACTCGATCACCGAGGCCGAGGAGATCGCCGAGGACGCCCTCGAACGGGCCGGGACCGACGGTCTCCGGGTTCGCCACGACATCGGCAAGTCCGACCTCGTCCAGCGCCGTATCGACCACATGGCCGAGTTGCGAAGCGACTAG